One window of the Chryseobacterium sp. CY350 genome contains the following:
- a CDS encoding ABC transporter permease, with the protein MLKLLKLEYYKNLNYTPFKVFTIMYFVILIVFLLIGLVDITILGSSLNLKEQGMYNFPEIWNFTTWIVGLIKIFLGFIIVFSICQEFSNRMFKQNLIDGLSREEFIGSKLITIGTFTIISTIIVFVITLFLGLQYSKTTETALIYEEMFFIGSYFLKLFTFFCFLMFLSILLRKSMFVFLAFFVIWVAENIFMAVEKSFSRGLPAEAKVEKLQNTFMFYNIFPLESMSNIIPNPILRLQMAKFFGLKYEFIYPIDSLIACFVWCAIFIIGSYWILKKRDW; encoded by the coding sequence ATGTTGAAATTATTAAAACTAGAATATTACAAAAATCTGAATTACACTCCTTTCAAGGTTTTTACAATAATGTACTTTGTCATATTGATCGTCTTTCTCCTAATCGGTTTGGTTGATATTACTATTTTAGGAAGTTCGCTCAATTTGAAAGAGCAAGGAATGTATAATTTCCCCGAAATATGGAATTTCACAACATGGATTGTTGGTTTAATAAAAATTTTCCTCGGGTTTATTATCGTCTTTTCGATCTGTCAGGAATTTAGCAATAGAATGTTCAAACAAAATTTGATCGATGGTTTAAGCAGAGAAGAATTTATTGGTTCAAAATTAATTACAATCGGAACTTTTACTATCATTTCAACGATCATTGTATTTGTGATCACTTTATTTTTAGGATTACAATATTCTAAAACTACAGAAACAGCTCTTATCTATGAAGAAATGTTTTTTATAGGAAGCTACTTTCTTAAACTTTTTACATTCTTCTGTTTTCTGATGTTTTTATCTATTTTGTTGAGAAAATCGATGTTTGTCTTTCTCGCATTTTTTGTGATTTGGGTGGCAGAAAATATTTTCATGGCAGTTGAAAAATCATTTTCACGAGGCTTACCTGCAGAGGCAAAAGTAGAAAAATTACAAAACACGTTTATGTTCTACAATATTTTTCCGTTAGAAAGCATGTCAAATATAATTCCTAATCCTATTTTGAGATTACAAATGGCAAAATTCTTTGGGCTGAAATACGAGTTCATTTATCCAATCGACAGCTTAATCGCGTGTTTTGTTTGGTGCGCGATATTTATCATTGGTTCTTACTGGATTTTGAAGAAAAGAGACTGGTAA